TAGAGaattttatattgataatgaaatgtCAAAGAAACACTTAGaatgaaatattgataGACTCTTTCAACTAATTTACATCAAACTTCTTGACTACCATGATCAAAATGAAAGAAGTTGTAGTacaaaaatgataaatttagaaaCTTAAAAGTCAAATGAATCAATTTGggtgaaaaaaaaatcttCAAAACTAAAATCCGCGATTTCAAAAACTGagtttttcaatgaatGGGGCTTCATTGCGAGGCGTCATTACAAGAGAAAAAGCGATGAGAGGAGATTGTAGTGCGGTATAGTGTAATGATTCGATTCGTTCATTTCTATtgtacatatatatatctctGTTTGTAAATCTGATAAAAATAGTATCGAATTATTAAGATGTTGCTAAATGGTAACAGAACGATATGTTTAGTTTCATTTATTAGTTTAGTTTCTTCATATATAGAGACAAAGAGAAGCTAAGAAGCTGTATGTGTAAGAAGTAAATTATGAGAACGTAGGAACGACATTTAAGTAAATGACCAATTTTAGATTGTAATGTATTTATGTTCTGTTGAGGTAAAATGATTCATTTCATCTCCGTTGTATAAAGGCCTCTAAATAATGGTAGAATTcttgatatttatatgataGTTATGGACCTCGAGCTTTTTGGCTTGCAACTTGGACACTGGTAAAGATGTCATCGGCTttattctatatatattgcatACAACAGAATCgtgatatttatttatttacatatGTAAGACAGTTTCCATACTAATTGGACAATTCCACTAACCTttctattatattgaaatgaGATGTCGGTACGCATATGTGGTTATCACATATGTGGATTACTACCCGCACTCTACgatattcatatttttttaagttTGAGAGCAatacatatttttattagttgCTTTATAAAAAGAACATGAAAACTTCACCCcgataatttaaaaactataaatttaaaactatATACAATATAAATGTATGTGTGAGTGAGGTTATCGttatttacaatttatcttattatctaaatttaaTCTTGTATTGAACTAGAACCATAAACATTAACAACactatatattatttaaaaagtaaaagacatctatatatttttactattaTCTGTCATACATCCTCATGAGCCACACAACTATACAGGattcattatcaaaaaagaaagacCATGTACTTGATTTAATAGGCACGGATCAagttcaaaaaatatttggcAATAGTGATACTGAAGCTATAGCGTTCACATTCTCTATTCTAGATcttataaagaaaaaatcagCATTGTATGGAACTAATATGAATACGAATTCACAATTCTACACTTATTCAAGAGAGATTGATTCATGCAAAACGTGGTGTGCGTGACATTTCTTTGGATTTAAACAGCGGGTTTTCCAACACTGAAttgattgaattttattgggatttgattataataactGAATTACAATTCATATTACcatattatttacaaaataaaaaatattattataaatcagtaaacaattcaataattaaaaaaattggtaAAACGTTAACCTCTGtgattaatgaaaaaaaaatcaataatagCATAAGTGAAAATTACAGTTGGAGGTTCTCCGGTTTGAACTATTCACTAATCTATATACCACTATATTTCAAAGATTTTATTTGGGGGAAATCTGATTCGATTTATTTCCACGTAATATTACCTCGATCCTCAGATTCCAGAGAATCATTGACTGAAGCGGACAAAGTCTTAATAAAACACAGTAAGGAATGGTTGCTAGCATTATTAGAACTTGCAAGTGATCTAAATTTAATGTATATGAGGCTTTACATAAGAAGATCAGATATCGGAAATATATCTGCATTactaaagaatttaaactGGATTGGCGGTAAGTTAATACATAATGAAGATAgagataaattatcaaaaaatgacaTTGACATGAATGAAATGTTATTTGGAGATGAGGAATTCCTAATATTGGAATTTGAATGTTAATCTCTCTGACttatacaaaaataaaacttgCTTAACTGCCATTCGAGGCAGTGTTACTTCTACATGTGTCTTCATCGTTTTTTTCCATATCTTCCAcgtttatatttaaacaatatcCATAATTATGTCTTTAGTTTTATACATGCATAATATTCTataattaaagaatatagtttttccatttttcacctttttttcaatcaattcTGGAAGGCATCTCTATTTGAAAGGAAAAtgattaatttttcaaaaattagtACCTGAAATATGTAATGCAAATTTGAAACGTAATGCAATATAAAAACGTTAAtgtttaaaaaaacaacttGTTCGAATAATTGCTAATAAACATAGTTATCTTGATAAACATTCTGGTAATCATTTTAAAACTAATTGCTTCAAATAAcatcaaaaatttgattCATTTTACATTCGTTATCCTAATAAACTAATTGCACAATTATAAATGTTTCATTTGGCAAAAGggttatattcaaattggAATCGTAAAGAACATTACTCAGTACTGATTCTTGGCTTAGATAATGCAGGTAAAACTACCTTTTTGGAAACACTTAAAAAGCAATACTCTCTAACCTCAAAGGATTTGGAGAAAATTGTTCCTACTGTTGGACAAAATGTTGCACAAATACCAATGGCAGATAACAAATCTATACTTAAGTTCTGGGATGTTGGTGGTCAACAAAATTTAAGATCAATGTGGCCAGAGTACTATCCACAAAGTCATGGTATAATATTTGTTGTAGATAGTACTGACAGACAACGTATAAACGAATGGAAGGATGCATTACAATCTATTATTATGGATGATGAAATTGAAGGTATTCCTGTTTTAATGCTTGCAAATAAGCAAGATAGAGAAGATACGATGGAAATTCAAgatataaaacaaatatttaaccAAATTGCTGAGCATTTAGGAGCAAGGGATAGTCGTGTATTACCAGTTAGTGCACTAACAGGCGACGGTGTAAAGGACGCAGCAGACTGGCTGGTTGTAAGATTACAAAGAAATAAGCAAAATAGACCACCAAactataaataaatatgatgTAGAGCAGTacataataatgaaatgaaATGTAAGAGATATCAATTTGACATCAAAATACGGATTAATAATAGCatgaatataatagattatatatatatatatatttgaagcATGATATCAAATCAGAAATAATAAGGGAATCgtcaaaacaaaaacatgACATTGAAAAGTTCATATATTGTGTGGTATGGTATTCATGGTATGTATTTTATATCCTGggttatatttatcaaatcaTGCAGATGgctattattaattattaaggtgtaaatattattgattagTTCTCTTTTCAAGTTCGAATGTATCATCCcaaattttattacaaacagaaataaatattttcttatcCATTTTTCTTGACGatttttgatattcaaatttaaattcatgACCTAATAACGAAATTTCGCCATCAATCATCTCTTTTACCTTGGTTTCGATAGTACTTTCGTTATTATCTGAgatatcttcatcatctaatGCCAATGCTGTACTCTCATCATCAGACTTACTATCCTTTGAAGTACTATTTTCACTTAAATTAATATGGACTGGTTCGGAATTGTTCTTGTTGAATATAGTGTTCTCTCTTTTGtttgtaattttaatatcttgCTTTGGCCATGTTTGATACAATGAAACCTGTGGTGAAAACATTGGGTTTGCACTTCTGTTTATATTGAATGGCATGGGACCCGCTACTGGTGATTGAGGTGTGAATCCCATTACATTTGGAACTAGGTAATGGCCGGATGGATGAGGTATGTAATATGGTGGGTACATATATGGATCAACAGGAGCCGGTGACACgtattgattttgaaacGGTGTAAAATTTGTAGGGAATTCTGATGAAGCTTGTCTTCGGTGGAATGGTACACGAGGATAATTTGATGTACTTGTGTTTGGTGGATTCATTCTAGGAGTCTTTCCACAATATTGAACACGAGGTCTTTTTTGAATTGTATGTTTAGTAACACATGCAGGGGCACTTCTTAAAGTATTTGTATTGCTAAATGGCGCATCATTTGTTATGAAGGTATTTCTACCTTGAATTCTAGAGGATCTGAATCCAGATTTCATATTCGTTGtatcatcattaattgCTAAAGGTGCTGGTATGGATTTCCtgtttaatgaatttttcttcaaatcttttaattgatCTTTAACTAACATTAGATCTTCTTGTGTATCGATTTGTTTTCTTGGAATATTCTGCATACTATCACTAACATCAGATACTCTTCTTGATCTCTCAGCTTTCTCCATATCTTCAGAGACTTTTAAGGTACTTAACATTTTATCATTCAAAGTTTCAGAGTGTAAACCAGGGGAAACACACAACATCCCAATTTTTTGTACTTTACTCTCTTTAACAGTACCATTTTTATTCTCAACATTTAATGTTTCTTCGCTAGTATGTTTATCTAATTGTTGATCATCCGATATTGGAACATGTTCGACTGTCTCTGAATCCATGTTTaattatgtatattttgtatttatgCTCACTTTAAAAACCAAACCAGAGTAGGAGAATAAGTAAGAAAAAAATCTCATATAACTAATAGAAACCGtttaaatgtatatatgcataACAGTTATTGTGTGAAAAAAAACTTAACTAATGtaatacaaatataaactatatctttatatatataactgtAACTACAGATTCGTTGTTTACATCATATCGAAATAACATTGCACTTGGAATTCACATTGGTCTGTATAAATCAGTCCAGTAAGACGTTGGTGATTACTCTGAAGGTAGACTTACAAATGTCAGCTCAAAATACTTGAAACTAAAAAAGGTAATTTATTGTGAtcttgaaagaaaaaatcagTGAAGaaccaaataatatttgtcGTTAGATTTCTAATCGAGAAACAACAATAAAACTACGAAACTCTCTCTCTGTACGAGCTAATCATTATGTGTTTCAAATAGATCTCAATACACATTTGTTCTGAACATTTTCGATAAAACATGTACCAGGTGAAACTAAGAACTTTTCGTCCAAGAAACAGAAATAAACGgctttattttatttaccAAGAAAGAAGCAACGCCTAACGTACACACATATACtgaattcttcaaaaggAAATTTGGAAGTAACTTAATAGCTGTTAAGAGAAAATTTATCGCAGATTCCATTAAATAATGGTACTTAATATCTTTAGCTGtttcatatattaattGTTAAACtatgaatttgaaatttaatgTACGGTTCAAGTActtgaaaaattagaaaaatttaaaaatttaaaaaaaactaaaattaGAACAAAACAGAACATAAGGAAAATTGCGTCAATGAAGTTTCGAAACTGCAAAAAAATGGTGGATATAGTTCTACATATTGGTCGATGGTCAGTGGGCAGTGGAGAGGACAAGATATGTTCCTCCTCTTTCATCTAAAGTTTTGTATTATTCGTTCATTTGTTTGACATATTGTCAGTTGAGAAAACAATTTAAGCTACTTGCTTGAAACTACTTGATGTTCAATGGATATTTACGTTTCTAGTAACATTGTAGAATTAGTGTTGTTTACTTGTCTGTGCTATGTAGTTGCAAAACCGATCTCTCAAAACTACTCTTGATTTATTTaggatatatatataaatatatatatatagatgcATAATTTCTGCACTAGGTATTTTCACCTATAGAatcatatattatttatgtaATGTTTCATATTCTATTTAACTTAATTAGGATATTTCCCGAAAATTTTATGATTGCAGTTTCCTACCAAAAAAACAACCATAAGTACATCTGTTTGTTCTATATAAGTGAGTGAGTGCATAAAAAACTGAAATTGATGTGAGGGCTCAAGCACagtaaaaattaaatgtaCGATATTATAGCAGTGATAGAAACTAACATTATTTCTATGCAGTGACAGATTAAATGATCTGATTAAGAATGccaatttttgattatcGTGTTTTAATACCacttatttgaataaattggCCTTCTTTTACTGAAGCATAATCTAACTCACGAAATTATCAGTGCAtgttaatttatataaatacattaGTAAAGCTTTATAGTATTTGTTGTTAATTGTTTTGGTAACGATAATTTATAACACCAAGTATACTGGATCAATGATTATTATGGAATGATGCTTTATCAATAATTGTAGTGTAGCCATAAGGGCACAACTAGAAGTTTCGTGCATGTAATTACCCGCCTTTCTCGCATTCTTCCTTTTTATGCGCAATTGAATTGAGTTTATCAcgtgttttttttattttcgaTGAAACTCTCTGCCATGAGTTATTATTGATGTAATTAACTTCAAGAAACATGTTGCAAAGTAATTAACAACTCTTACTTTCACTTAACTAGTAACTGAAATTCTAATCataattttaaacaattgtatatatgatttaatttgtttaaaatattcaataaataacaaTCACATTGACAAGAAACAGTAACGAATAATGTCTTTAGGTACTTTGTTTTCGGACGCTAAAATTAGAGGTCTTGTTCCAAGGGCCCtagttaaatttttaaaattagatataaaaattgttgatCCAGCTACTGTTAGTGCCCAATTTGCTCAACAATTTCCTTTGAAGAAACTTCCAGCTTTCGTTGATAACACGGGTGTAAGATTGTCTGAACAATTAGCAGTTGacttttatttaattaatttagcTGACAAtcaagaaataaaaactCAATTATTAGGTAATCCAGATGATTTTAGAACTCAATCTCAAATCTTAAGATGGGCTTCTTTAGGTAACAGTGATTTGTTATCAATTATGTTATCTGCTTTTGGTCCTTTAAGAGGTGATGTCCCATACAACAAGAAAGCTGTCGATGAAGCGTTAGTTAAAGTTGAGGTTGTTATTTCAATCTTTGAAGAGAGGTTGAAAACACACACTTATTTAGCTAATGAAGATATCACATTAGCTGATTTGATATGTTGTGCATCATTCGTTAGAGgtttcaattatttattcgGTAAAGAATGGAGAGCTGCTCATCCTTCAATTGTTAGATGGTTTAATACGGTTAGAAATTCTCCAATCATTAAATCGGAATTCActgaattcaaattcattgaCAAACAAATCGATCCACCaaagaaggaaaagaaagagaaaaagaaaaacctagactgctgctgctgctgccaAAAAGATGCTGAACCAGCTGAGAATGCTGAACCAGCCCCAGAAAAAAAAGCAAAACATCCATTAGAAGCGTTAGGTAAAGCTACTTTTGTCTTAGATGAATGGAAGAGAAAATACTCTAACGAGGACACTAGACTAGTTGCTTTACCATGGTTCTGGGAACACTACAACCCAGAAGAATACTCTCTATGGAAAGTTgaatacaaatataatgatgaattaaCTCAAACTTTCATGTCCAACAACCTAGTTGGTGGTTTCTTCAACAGATTATCTGGTTCCATTAAGTACATGTTCGGTTCTTTAGTCGTCTACGGTGTCACTAATGACAATGGTATTGTTGGTGCGGTTTTAGTCAGAGGTCAAGAATTTGCTCCAGCTTTTGAAGTCGCTCCAGATTGGGAATCTTACTCTTACGTTAAGTTAGATGCCTCTAAGGAAGAAGACAAGGCTTTTGTTAACAACATGTGGGCTTGGGATGAACCTGTTATCGTCAACGGTGTCGCAAGGGAAATTGCTGACGGTAAAGTCTTAAaatagaataaaaaaataattatggcaatatatacatatatatctttGAATATCTCTTTATaacataatttttttatattgattgaaacataataataatatcaattattacttactaacaataaaaaatattgttgttaGGTATAGAGATCGAAAGTGATTAACTCCGAAatcattaattatatactaaTTAGGTAATAAATTGGGGAAATACCCTTAAAATTCTTGTATTGTGATATAAGTTctcttttttaattgttggTACGCGTCTTTTactgtattttttttgattttctaatgttgttgttttttgaCTTGGGTTAGTAGATTTGCATTCATCCgtctttgtttttttgcCTGAAAAGATAGGTAACGTTAGTGTGTTGATATAAGGTGAcacaaaattaaaattaattttaattttaaatgaatgaTTGTTAATGGAATTACTGGAGTTAACAAACTTGATGAAAGCttgatttaataatgaatgatttaataaaagagaaaaaatagtggagtaataatatataataattatttatttttatataaattgttatataaattgtgcataatatttgaatttatttcttctaaatAACAAATCGCGatctatttatttttaatttagtTGCTTTAAAGATTACAAATAGTTAAAGttttataataacaaaattataaGTATATTTAGTCGCCTACATATATAGTtacttaaaatatataacattACAAAAAATGTCAGAGGATAAAACAAATTCAGCTGATGTTAGAAACGATAGGGTAGTGACTACTACAAATGGGATGCCAATTAATGAACCATTTGCTACTCAAAGAGTTGGTAAACATGGTCCTTTACTACTTCAAGATTATActttaattgataatttggCTCATTTTAATAGAGAAAGAATTCCTGAAAGAAATCCACACGCTCATGGTTCGGGTGCATTTGGTTATTTTGAAGTGACTGATGATATTTCAGATATTTGTGGCTCTGCGatgtttaataaaattggtaAACGTACCAGATGTCTAACCAGATTTTCTACTGTCGGTGGTGAAAAAGGTTCTGCAGATTCTGCAAGAGATCCAAGAGGCTTCGCAACCAAATTTTATACTGAGGAAGGTAATCTAGATTGGgtttataataatacacctgttttttttattaggGATCCTTCAAAATTCCCACATTTTATTCATACGCAAAAGAGAAACCCAcaaacaaatttaaaagatgcCAACATGTTTTGGGATTTTTTAACAACACCAGAAAATCAAGTAGCAATTCATCAAGTAATGATTTTGTTTTCTGATCGTGGTATTCCAGCAACATATAGAAATATGAATGGTTATTCAGGCCACACCTATAAATGGTCTAATAAGAAAGGTGACTGGCATTATGTCCAAGTTCATATAATTACAGATCAAGGgatcaaaaatttaacaGCAGAAGAAGCCACTGAAGTTGCAGGATCTAACCCTGATCATGCACAACAGGATTTATTCgacaatattaaaaaaggGAACGCTCCATCCTGGACTGTTTACATTCAAACTATGACAGAAGATCAAGCGAAGCGTTTACCATTTTCTGTGTTTGACTTAACAAAAGTTTGGCCACATAAAGATTTTCCATTACGTAGGGTTGGTAAATTAGTATTAAACGAAAACCcagaaaattattttgcGCAAATTGAACAAGCTGCATTTGCACCAAGTAATACAGTTCCATATCAAGAAGCAAGTGCAGACCCTGTATTACAAGCAAGGTTGTTTTCGTATGCAGATGCCCATCGTTACAGAATTGGTCCAAATTATCACCAAGTTCCAGTTAATTGTCCATACGCATCAAAGACATTTAATCCTGCCATTAGAGATGGTCCGATGAATGTGAATGGTAATTTTGGGAATGAATCTAATTATTTGGCAACTGACAAGAcatatcaatatattcaaaaagaaaGGCCGATTCAAGAACATCAAGAAACTTGGACTGGCCCAGCAGTGCCATTTCATTGGGCGACCAGTGCTGGAGATGTTGACTTTGTTCAAGCCAGAAACTTATTCCATGTTCTAGGCAGGACCAGAAACCAACAACAGCATCTTGCTCATAATGTAGCAGGCCATGTATCTAATGCTAATCCAGAAATTAGAAAACGTGTGTACGCTATGTTTGGAAGGGTTGATCTACGGTTATCGGAATCAATCAGAAAAGAAGCAGAATCTTTAGTTGTACTTAAAGACAACCCAACATCCAAGCTCTAAATTAGACAATGGATGAAAATTAAAAGCTTATCagatatttataatgaaGTTTGAAGAAACATTATCATAACAACTATATGTTGTACCCTGATAACATATCCTAATCTtagttatattattgttatttaattacttaaaattaatgaaataacttatttattttattttaataaccaATCTATTGGTCTTTGCATGAGGGATTGTGCAACATGAGAAAAAGGCCTTGGTATAATTTACTCgtaattgaatttagaaaacaaattaatCCATAACCATTAGAATCATTAACTGATGATAtacttatttattatatgtaATGACACAACACTGTTCTTGCTTTACTAAACTATATTAACTTAGcttttgttaaaaaataataatgaaacgACAACATTGTCGCTTCGTCGTTTTAATTCTTAGAATTGCAAAAATactttttataatttttgattgtAAGTAAGAATGATCCGTTTGGGATCAGGAACATTCTGTTCTTctattcattaatatatctTAAGATTCGGTAGCTTTTATAAATGTCTGTTACTAGATAcctaataaattaaataccTAACAACTTTTTATTGAAAGTCATTTTgctcatatataaatttcctgaattatattaagacaaaatatttcattaagCACTTAGTTATACTAACTTAAAAAACcacaaaaaattataattgatTACTTACTCAGAATGTCTGCAACTATTAATTCCGTCTCCAAAGAAAtttacaataatataataactaCTGTGATCCAAGATATTGTTTCTCGAGAGGTAGTCgaacaaaaacaaatcaAATCTAGACATCCAGATTACAAACCTTATCATTATGACAGTACCGGAACCTTGGATATATTAGGTGTTCcaaaaattcaagaatcatctcaatattttcattgcAATAACTGTGATAGAGATGTTTCAGCTAATCGATTTGCTGCTCATTTACAAAGATGTTTAAATAGTAGATCAA
The nucleotide sequence above comes from Tetrapisispora phaffii CBS 4417 chromosome 3, complete genome. Encoded proteins:
- the OAZ1 gene encoding Oaz1p (similar to Saccharomyces cerevisiae OAZ1 (YPL052W); ancestral locus Anc_8.504), with translation MSHTTIQDSLSKKKDHVLDLIGTDQVQKIFGNSDTEAIAFTFSILDLIKKKSALYGTNMNTNSQFYTYSREIDSCKTWCADISLDLNSGFSNTELIEFYWDLIIITELQFILPYYLQNKKYYYKSVNNSIIKKIGKTLTSVINEKKINNSISENYSWRFSGLNYSLIYIPLYFKDFIWGKSDSIYFHVILPRSSDSRESLTEADKVLIKHSKEWLLALLELASDLNLMYMRLYIRRSDIGNISALLKNLNWIGGKLIHNEDRDKLSKNDIDMNEMLFGDEEFLILEFEC
- the ARL3 gene encoding Arf family GTPase ARL3 (similar to Saccharomyces cerevisiae ARL3 (YPL051W); ancestral locus Anc_8.502) translates to MFHLAKGLYSNWNRKEHYSVLILGLDNAGKTTFLETLKKQYSLTSKDLEKIVPTVGQNVAQIPMADNKSILKFWDVGGQQNLRSMWPEYYPQSHGIIFVVDSTDRQRINEWKDALQSIIMDDEIEGIPVLMLANKQDREDTMEIQDIKQIFNQIAEHLGARDSRVLPVSALTGDGVKDAADWLVVRLQRNKQNRPPNYK
- the DIG1 gene encoding Dig1p (similar to Saccharomyces cerevisiae DIG2 (YDR480W) and DIG1 (YPL049C); ancestral locus Anc_8.499) yields the protein MDSETVEHVPISDDQQLDKHTSEETLNVENKNGTVKESKVQKIGMLCVSPGLHSETLNDKMLSTLKVSEDMEKAERSRRVSDVSDSMQNIPRKQIDTQEDLMLVKDQLKDLKKNSLNRKSIPAPLAINDDTTNMKSGFRSSRIQGRNTFITNDAPFSNTNTLRSAPACVTKHTIQKRPRVQYCGKTPRMNPPNTSTSNYPRVPFHRRQASSEFPTNFTPFQNQYVSPAPVDPYMYPPYYIPHPSGHYLVPNVMGFTPQSPVAGPMPFNINRSANPMFSPQVSLYQTWPKQDIKITNKRENTIFNKNNSEPVHINLSENSTSKDSKSDDESTALALDDEDISDNNESTIETKVKEMIDGEISLLGHEFKFEYQKSSRKMDKKIFISVCNKIWDDTFELEKRTNQ
- the CAM1 gene encoding translation elongation factor EF1B gamma (similar to Saccharomyces cerevisiae CAM1 (YPL048W); ancestral locus Anc_8.498), which codes for MSLGTLFSDAKIRGLVPRALVKFLKLDIKIVDPATVSAQFAQQFPLKKLPAFVDNTGVRLSEQLAVDFYLINLADNQEIKTQLLGNPDDFRTQSQILRWASLGNSDLLSIMLSAFGPLRGDVPYNKKAVDEALVKVEVVISIFEERLKTHTYLANEDITLADLICCASFVRGFNYLFGKEWRAAHPSIVRWFNTVRNSPIIKSEFTEFKFIDKQIDPPKKEKKEKKKNLDCCCCCQKDAEPAENAEPAPEKKAKHPLEALGKATFVLDEWKRKYSNEDTRLVALPWFWEHYNPEEYSLWKVEYKYNDELTQTFMSNNLVGGFFNRLSGSIKYMFGSLVVYGVTNDNGIVGAVLVRGQEFAPAFEVAPDWESYSYVKLDASKEEDKAFVNNMWAWDEPVIVNGVAREIADGKVLK
- the CTA1 gene encoding catalase A (similar to Saccharomyces cerevisiae CTA1 (YDR256C); ancestral locus Anc_8.497) → MSEDKTNSADVRNDRVVTTTNGMPINEPFATQRVGKHGPLLLQDYTLIDNLAHFNRERIPERNPHAHGSGAFGYFEVTDDISDICGSAMFNKIGKRTRCLTRFSTVGGEKGSADSARDPRGFATKFYTEEGNLDWVYNNTPVFFIRDPSKFPHFIHTQKRNPQTNLKDANMFWDFLTTPENQVAIHQVMILFSDRGIPATYRNMNGYSGHTYKWSNKKGDWHYVQVHIITDQGIKNLTAEEATEVAGSNPDHAQQDLFDNIKKGNAPSWTVYIQTMTEDQAKRLPFSVFDLTKVWPHKDFPLRRVGKLVLNENPENYFAQIEQAAFAPSNTVPYQEASADPVLQARLFSYADAHRYRIGPNYHQVPVNCPYASKTFNPAIRDGPMNVNGNFGNESNYLATDKTYQYIQKERPIQEHQETWTGPAVPFHWATSAGDVDFVQARNLFHVLGRTRNQQQHLAHNVAGHVSNANPEIRKRVYAMFGRVDLRLSESIRKEAESLVVLKDNPTSKL
- the SGF11 gene encoding SAGA histone acetyltransferase complex subunit SGF11 (similar to Saccharomyces cerevisiae SGF11 (YPL047W); ancestral locus Anc_8.496), with translation MSATINSVSKEIYNNIITTVIQDIVSREVVEQKQIKSRHPDYKPYHYDSTGTLDILGVPKIQESSQYFHCNNCDRDVSANRFAAHLQRCLNSRSRN